CCAGATTGTTGATCTTAACTGTTCCGGTGACGATGTCCGATCAAAATCCTAAATCAATTTTCCCGGCGATGAATCTGCACAAGTAATGCTACTGTTCTTCCCATTATCTTGGCACGAATAAAGGAAATTTATGAAAtcttattaagaaaaaaatcaagaatattAAGCGATTGGTATTCTTAAATGCATTAAGAATATTACTACATTGGTATTCTTAAAAGAATATGTTAAGGATGTTCAAGAATTATGTTGTCCGatcaaaaccctaaaccctaaatcAATTTTCCCGCCGTTCTATCTGGTCAAGTAATACTACTGCTCTTCTCATTATCTTGGTATTCTTCCAtccattaaaaaagaaagaaggaaaattcCAGAACTTGATATTGTAAGATTTTCTTGGAATTCAAGAACTTGTTGGCTTTTAGAAgttacatatttattgtcatGGAACATATCAAGGAAATTCATGaagtcttttaaaaaaaatattgtgttcTATGTTAAGGATGTTCAAGAATTTGTTTTTACTTGTTTCAGGGAGATGGCGAGCATTAAGCGAATGCCTGAGGCTATTTGGAGTTCAATTCAGTCAGGCTTTATCTTCTAAGATTTCGCAGTCTCGATGCTGGTGCCACCAAGGTGTACTAATTTACCCTCTCAAAGTTTCAATATTCTCTATGACTTTACTAGGTATGGAATGGAAGGCCCCACTTGCACAActctaaaaaaattaagtagtCTAATTAAAAGAAGTTGTGATTTGTAGTATATGAATGAAGACACTCAATTAGACAAACTTTCGTAAACACCCTCATTGGTTAGTTTCTTTTACATGGTCTAaactttttgatttttattgtttcttaaaagttgaaaattgtGCCATGTAAGAGAATGgggaattaaattaaatttttatttctgaTTTTGTTAATGTTTTGAGGATCAATAGAGGTGGGCTGCTGAGAATATGGCAAGTCGTGCTTTTATGCAATTTTAATCGCTTAGACTAGTTGCACAAAAGACAGTGATTGGTGAGGCTCTTCAATGAATTTTATGTTCCTTTGTTTGCTGCTACTGATGACGAGGGCACTTTTTATGAAAATTGATATGCCTTTTCTCCTCTTAGTATGATGCTCCATTCTAGTATCATAagtaatttttttccaaatgaaTATTCTTATATCGCAactctatttcttttttccatGAGATTTACTTCCTTATAGGACTGTTCTTATGTTTGTTATCTTATAATTAGTGTACTCCTAGTTTGAACTTAACCCAGTTTCCACCAGGTATATGTTTCTATAGGCAGTGGGACCTGCTATGTTAAGGTGGAGGACATGGGTAAGTATTAGTTTTTTTGACATTGATCTACTGCATTTTGATGTGCAGAAAGTTCTgctcaatttattattttacttcatcatatGAAGTTATACTTTCTTTTGAAGGATCTGGTGTTTCACGATATGGACTGGTGCTGATAGGAGAAATATGCGCTAATCTTTTTGCAAAGTGTTGTACTCAAGTTGAGCTGGAACATACACATTGGCGCATAGGACTTTTAGCCTAGTTTATGGAGACAATATATGCGCctctttctttcatcttctgtTATGTTTCCTTTTTGTCTGGCCATTCTAACTATGGTGTCGTATGCTTCCTTTTACACCAGCGACATCAAAATACGGCCATTCAGATGATATGCATGCTTTCCCAGCAAGCTTTGGCTTCAAAGGAGAGGCTCTGAGCTATATTTCTGACGTTTCTTTATTGGAAATTGTTACTAAAACTCACTGGAGGCCAAATGAATTTTGTAAGGTTTTGAAGGAAAAGTTCTTTTGAGATTCAGTTGGTAGTACCCATTAGGATAAATATAAAACTACTGACTTGGTCTTTGTTCTTGCCAATGTTTACAGGACGGCAAGTGTTTGTGCCTTGGAGTTGGTACAACAGGTAATTCTGTAAACACATGACACATGAATTGACTGTTGTTTGCTAGTAAGGAAATTTGTtgggatttttctttttgtgttcATTGTTCGTGATGTATTTTACAACCCACCAGTTCAAAGGAAGCAAATGCATTCCAAGTACTTCTAGTTTCCTCACAAttcaaacaaatgaaaaatattgatttacATACTTTACTTCTAAATCTGTACTATGTCCTGTTTGatcttttggtttgtatatataATCTGGAAGCCCAAAGAGGGTCTCGTGTTCTTTGAAAGAGTCTTTGCTAAGAATCGCCCTTGTGCATCCCAGTGTCTCCTTCaaaattgttgatattgaaaggtCCGTTTCTGTTATACCCGCTAACTTGGGATATTTCCTTTCTGGCTTCTTATATTTTGTTCATTTGCATGCAGTGAGGATGACCTGATTTGCACACGTgctcaatttattattttacttcatcgCCTGAAGTTGTACTTTCTTTTGAAGGATTTGGTATCTCACGAGATGGACTAGTGTTGATGGGAGGAAGATATGGTAATCATTTTGCAAAATGTTGGACTGACATAATCTTTTTTGTCTTGATGCTGctatacataatttattttacctGAAAACCAGGATGTTCATAACTTGGAATGGTTGTTGTAGTCTATAGGATTACATGCAATACTCAACTAATAGGCTGCTTAACCATTTGTGTTTATTAATATCTTTATTAAGTTGTGGTTTTACTTGTTATTAGGTAAACTGGTATGGCTGTACACAATACAAAATATTGATGCTTACATTTGTTTTGCTTATATTGTAAACTGTTCATGTACATCGAATTCATGGTGCTTCATTTGCAATAAGATAATTTCTTTTCCTGTACCGCGTccaaaaaatatagtttttgttGATCACTACTGTATGTTGagttattttgattatttattctaGTTGAAGTTGAGTTGGAACATACATAGGTGCTTAGTTACTTATAGCCAAGCTTATGGAGACAATATATGTTTCTGTTTCTTTCATCTTCTGTTATGCTTCCTTTTCATCTGGTCATCCACCAACTATGGTTTCGAATGCTTGCTTTACACCAGCGACATCAAAATACTGCCATTCATATGATATGCATGCTTTCCCAGCTAGCTTTGGCCTTAAAGGAGAGGCTCTGAGCTCTACTTCTGATATTTCTTTGTTGGAAATTGTTACTAAAACTCACGGGAGGCCAAATGGATATTGTAAGGTttttaaggtaaggtttttgagttttagttGGTAGTATCCATTAGGATAGGTATAAATCTACTAAGTTGGTCTTTATTCTTGCCATTTTTTACAGTGCAAGTGTTTGCACCTTGGAATTGATGATTGTAGACAAGATGTTGGTAAAACAGGTAATTCTGTATAAGCCTGTATAAGCCTACCTGATACAAGGGTTGACTGCTGTTTCCTAATAAGGAAATTTGTTgggatttttctttttgcagTCATTGTTCGTGATGTATTTTACAACCAACCAGTTCAAAGGAAGCACATGCACTCCAAGTACTTCTTGTTTTCTCACAATTCAAACAAATATACTTCTAAAGTTGTACTCTGTCTTGATTGATCTTTTGGTTTGCATATTCAATCCGGAGGCCCAAAGAGAGTCCTGCATTCTATGAAAGAGTATCTGCTAAGAATCACCCTTGTGCATTCCAATGTCTCATACAATTTTGTTGATATTGACAGGTCCATCTTTGTTATTCCAGATAATTAAGGATATTTCCTGTCTGGTTTCTTAAGATTTTGTTCATTTTCATGGCTTTGCAGACGTGCTACTCCTTCTTCGTTGCCGCTATTGTCCGCTGGGTTTGGGATTCATCTGAGTTCCCTTAACAAACTGAATGCAAGTGATGGCTCATTCAAACTCTCAGGATACATCTCAGGTTTTGATGTTTACACAGTGAACAGTATACATGACCAAATTgatggataggagttgtgataAGTTATCATTTCTTCCCTTTGTTTCTCTAATAACCACTGTTTAATTTGCAGGTCCTTCAATATTTCTGTATCCACTTATTTCAAGATATTTTCCCGAACAAAGAAAACAGAAAACTAAACTTTGGTTATCATTTACTATATCGGATGCTTGTCTTTTATggtgtttttgtttttcttgacCTTCGTAATGCAGATATCAACTCAAGATTTGCTTCCAAAGGACCAATACATAAATTACTTAATAACATAGCAGTGAGTAGCGAAGTCGATCTCAGATATATCCATTGTTTTGTTGAACCTAAACTGCCCAAGATCTTTATATGATTTGACTTTGGAGCCTTCAATGACCTCTGTGGAATTTAAGGTGAGATTTTTTGTtggtatttattatttaattgtttTGGGGTTGAGAAACGAGTGTGAGTCTTTGGATTTATTTTTGTAGAATTGAGTTTGTGTTAGGGCTtttttgtgtgagaattggttTAGGTTATGGAATTAAGAGCTCTCTCCGCACCTGCAAATCCTAATCCCATTCTGTGACAACTGATTTCGTGCTTGAGTTGGAGGGCTCTCCCTTTACCCAGCATGGGATAAGGGCAAGAAGAGCCGAGATGGCAAAtcgaaaaaatatttcaaaacacCTAATCATTTTTTGAAACTTTAATGTGGGTGAAATAAGTTAAAACTTTCTAAACATCATCATTTATTACTAATCGTTTTGGAATTCAAAGTATTAAAAAGGACCACCTGACCAACAAGGCCCTTGTGTCACAACTGTTTCCGGAGACTGGGGCGGAGCCACCTTATGGTCAGGGGgtccgaacccccttcgacgGAAAATTATACGATTTATACGtggttaaattaattttttatatatatatagtagatgtcgaaccatCTTCGACTAGTTAGTGTGTCTTCTTCTTTAGATTTTGAACTCccttaatgaaaaatcatggctCTGCCATTGGTTGAGCAAAATAATATTTCGGTTGTTATGGGAAAACAATGCAAAACCATGTTTCTAGCTTCTTTTGGTTGCAAAACCAAATAGGCCAATGTTAACAAGAACAATTCATACATATTGTTTTACTGCTTGTAGTGTTGTATTCTTATTACAATGTGTTTGCTGCTTCTAAGACTGACAATTCATCCAGTTTGAACTTAGTCTCCTGATTTTTGCTTACCCAATCATTCCTGACCTGACGGATTTGGAGTTACAACATCAAGTTTACCTGAATCCAGTTTATCCAACACAGAGTACAAATTTACATgtaaaaattcattaattagaACCTTAGAAGTTGACTTCATAAGAttttaaatcttgaatttttCTCATTAAACACTAACAATAAACATTTCAAGAGAGCTAAGGGTTTTAGCCACATATTCAACTTTCTCCCAAGTCAAACTCTGGCGATCTATCAAAAAGAatggaaaaaatataattcatgTTAATTGTGTGTTCCCAAATAATGCAGAAACGATTTAGAGGATTACAAGAACATGACAAAAATGAGACTACAGCTGATTAACATGTAAAAAACTTGAGCATGAGTATGAAACTGCTGCTTTGTTTGATGGGTGAGAATGTATTACAATCAATCGTCGTATGGGAGCCAGTAGTTCTCATCACTATCATATTCTTGAATGGCTACGTTACCTTTGTTGTTGCTTTTGCCAGTAGGTGTATTAGAATCAGGTGTTGAACCATTCTTCACAGCACGTGCTGAACTATCCTCCGTTGCCTTGTATAATAGCACTGGTCTCTTTTGGGGTTTAGTGGCTCTTTTCTCATAACATCTAATTTGCCTTTTAGATCAGTGACCTTTATCAAATACATTCTGTACTTGAGTTTAGCTCATCATTGTTCACGGTTACCTTGTCAATACATATGATGTCAAGAATTAACAACTTTGTGCTTAGCTATATCTTCCTCCCATCCTTTTCCTCCAAGATATAATCCCTCCTCACAAACAGCAGTGACCGGTGAGGCTCTTTAATGAATTCTTACGTTCCTTTGTTTGCTACTTCTGATGATGAGGGCATTTACTTTATATGAAAATTGATGCTATGTTTTTCTCCTCTTAGTATGATACTCCATTCTAGTATCATAAATTGTTCTCTCCAAATGAATATTCTTATGACACAactcttatttcttttttccatgAGATTTACTTCCTTGTATGTTTGTTATTCTTGTAAATTGTGTACTCCTAGTTTGAACTTAAATTAGTTTCCACTTTCCGCCAGGTATCTGTTGCTGTAGGCATTGGGACCTGCTATGTTAAGGTGGATGACAATGGTAAGTATTAGTTTCTTTGACACTGATCTAATGCATTTTGATGTGCAGAAAGTTCTGCTCAATTTTATTATACTTCATCACCTGAAGTTGTACTTTCTTTTGAAGGATCTGGTGTCTCATAAGATGGACTGGTGCTGATGGGGAAAAGATATGGTAATCTTTTTGCAAAATGTTGGACTGACATCATCTTTTTTATTGTATTGATGCTGctgtacataatttattttgccTGACAACTATGATGTTCATAACTTGGAATGGGATTGGATGCATTACTCAACTGATAGGCTGTTTGACTGTTTGCGTTCATTAGTATCTTTTTATagatgtttttttatttattattttgtggTTTTACTTGTAATTGGGAAAAGTGGTATGGCTGTACACAACACAAAATATTGATGCTTACATTTTGTTTTTGCCTTTATTGTAAGATGTTCATGTACATCCCGTTCCTGATGCTTCATTTACAATAAAATACTTTCTTGTGGAAGAGAGAGTTAATACATCAGATGGTGCAAAGCATTTCGGTATTATGCCATTGTGTAGTTCTGtcactttcttttctcttaagcTACTTTTGGAAAACCTAGATAAGAATATAGTTGTTGTAGTATTCTCCTCATCTATTGCTATCCCATTCCCTGCTTCTCTTTTCAGATATACCTGTGAATTATGAGATCAGGAAAAAGAGTTGCAGGGCCCTGAGTTGCAAAGAGACACTTGAACTTCCTTCCCCGTAGCCAAAGAAACTGACTGGAGGGTGCACTGTCAGGAGAGAGATTCGATCTGCACAGAATATTCTGTGGGGAAGTTCTCCTGAAAAGCATGATCCTGAGTCCAGATTCCTCTGTCAGATCGAAATTTCAAGTCGGTCAATTGATTGTTCTCTTGCTCATTTCACAGTTGGTGTGAACTGGAAATCCAGAAACTCCATGCACCCCCTTTCATCTAAGTTTTTACCTACAGAGGATGATTTCCTGGATAACAAATTCAGTGCTTCAGCTAGCTCCAGTTATAAAACAGACTGCCTGTTAGGTTCCGGATGGGAGGAGTCTTAAACAATTGTAGCTGGCAGATCAACAGAGGATGCCTCATTTAGGGAGTCTCTTGAACTTGATAGCAGTTCAAATATGATGCATGAGAGAAGGAAACCATTTATTCGGAGCCGTTCTTTGCATAGAAGCCTGATACATGATGGATCATCTTTTGATAGTGATGAAGATATTTAAGTTTGAAAAAAGTAAATACAGACGTAAACAAAATCGCCTTGAAGATGATTATAGTGTTGAATTTGAAGTAGCTGATGATGTTAATCAGGTCTTAAATCATAGGTCTCCTAGAGggaaagaaatatattttaagaagTTCTCCAGGTGCAAACTCAGAGCAAGGCATTGCAGAGGTCAAAATTTCTGTCAGGAGATTCAGAAAAGTCTTCATTAACCAAAGACATTCTATATGAATACGATCATCTTATGGACTTCTTTAAACAGACAGCTGAAAATTATGGTTCTGGCCTACCATCTTTTAGTCATGAACCGTCTCCTCTGCCACCGGATTCTTTGCTTGAGACCAGGTTTAAAGATGTTAATCCTTACATTGCTGAAAGTGGGATTGAAACTTCTGTTAAACATGAAGTTGGTGTCACGTATACTTTTGGAAACATGGAACATAATCTCTTGGTTCCTGCCATAAATATGGGAAAAGAGGACTGCTTGATCCcaaatcctgcaaagtttgatcTTGATTTTTATGCTTGTTCTAAAGAGGATATGGGCAGTATAGGGGCACTTGATGCGTGGGACGTTTATAGTTCTGGTTCTTCTGAATTCTATTATGACGGAGATGATTTGTCACATTTATATTCTTATGGTGAAGAAAATCTTAATAATTATATGACACCACGAGCTATGCTCTCCTCTAGGGTGGATGGGAACTCGGGTAAATGTATTGATGCTGGAAATCGAGGTAAAACAGATGAGCTtataaggaagaagaagagtagAACCAGTCATTCAGCTCCTCCATTTTACCAAGGCAATAAGAAGTTCTTTGCCACGGGGGAGTCTTCAAGAACGGAAGCAGGAAATAACAATATTAAGACTGTTCATGATGTGCCACTCATGCCAGGTAATTTGTCCTTGAGTGCTTGTTTGTATTAATAATCTATGATGAAAGAAAATGTGTGCAACTAATTAATGTTCTTTTCCATCGTGCAGAAACTAGAGTTGTAAGGAGACTGCAGCATTCTGCAGAAGCTATCTGCTCGGACCTTCCACCCCAAGTTGTGGTGACGTTGTATTCTCTGATGAAAGGTCATGTTATCAACTTTCTTGGAAGGGTTAGGTCTCTTTCTGATATTATCTCAATCAAATATGTTAGTAACTCACACGACCTGATGTTTCTCTCTTCAGGCCAAGTGTGAAAATGAAACTAGTTAACATCTGGAATAACAAATTACAAGCTAAAGGGGAGTGCACAAGTACACGCAATGGGGAGTCAAAAGAAGGTAAACCATTCCTGCCATTTGTTCCTAACCTGAAAGCTGAATTTTTCTAGTGCATGTTTCAGTTAATTAGCTTCATTTCTTTCACCCACTTTTCAAGATTATCTTAGACTGCATTCTTATTAATCATGAAAGCATTAGAGATTACCATGTCTCTTTCTAAGCTTCCAAGGCCACATAGTCTCTTTCAGATTCCATCTTGTAATAGAATTGTTATGCCtgacatatttttatttaaaatttcagAATTTGCACCAACAAAAACTCAAAGTTTCTTAATTCTGGGACATAATGGAGGGACTTCCGTCCAGAGATCACAGTTGAGCATCTTAAGGATCAGGATATTATACTCAATGTCACTTCTTGCGTCTTGCATTTTGTTGGTGATTCACTGGTTCCTGATACCATTGATAAAAACTACCTGGAGGTTGCCAAAGGTTCTGCAACAGGTTGATAAGAAGTTTATTCCGATTGTGGAGGGCACAACACTTGCTATAATTGATCAGGACTATTCTGGCCTCTGCATAGTCCATTATGGCCATTCTTGGTTTCTCATGAATTCCTTATAAtgcatttattttaaaaaaatgtttctCTTAGGGATGGTTTGGTTGGACTAATTAGTAAATTTAAATCAGCATAAACTTCTGCATAAATAGTATAAT
The sequence above is a segment of the Solanum dulcamara chromosome 11, daSolDulc1.2, whole genome shotgun sequence genome. Coding sequences within it:
- the LOC129873026 gene encoding DNA mismatch repair protein MLH3-like isoform X1, with amino-acid sequence MLPFTPATSKYGHSDDMHAFPASFGFKGEALSYISDVSLLEIVTKTHWRPNEFCKDGKCLCLGVGTTGFGISRDGLVLMGGRYATSKYCHSYDMHAFPASFGLKGEALSSTSDISLLEIVTKTHGRPNGYCKVFKSLFVMYFTTNQFKGSTCTPSPKRVLHSMKEYLLRITLVHSNVSYNFVDIDRRATPSSLPLLSAGFGIHLSSLNKLNASDGSFKLSGYISGPSIFLYQLKICFQRTNT
- the LOC129873026 gene encoding DNA mismatch repair protein MLH3-like isoform X2, producing the protein MLPFTPATSKYGHSDDMHAFPASFGFKGEALSYISDVSLLEIVTKTHWRPNEFCKDGKCLCLGVGTTGFGISRDGLVLMGGRYATSKYCHSYDMHAFPASFGLKGEALSSTSDISLLEIVTKTHGRPNGYCKVFKSLFVMYFTTNQFKGSTCTPSPKRVLHSMKEYLLRITLVHSNVSYNFVDIDRRATPSSLPLLSAGFGIHLSSLNKLNASDGSFKLSGYISGFDVYTVNSIHDQIDG
- the LOC129873026 gene encoding DNA mismatch repair protein MLH3-like isoform X3, whose translation is MLPFTPATSKYGHSDDMHAFPASFGFKGEALSYISDVSLLEIVTKTHWRPNEFCKDGKCLCLGVGTTGFGISRDGLVLMGGRYATSKYCHSYDMHAFPASFGLKGEALSSTSDISLLEIVTKTHGRPNGYCKVFKCKCLHLGIDDCRQDVGKTVIVRDVFYNQPVQRKHMHSKPKESPAFYERVSAKNHPCAFQCLIQFC
- the LOC129873027 gene encoding uncharacterized protein LOC129873027 — protein: MDFFKQTAENYGSGLPSFSHEPSPLPPDSLLETRFKDVNPYIAESGIETSVKHEVGVTYTFGNMEHNLLVPAINMGKEDCLIPNPAKFDLDFYACSKEDMGSIGALDAWDVYSSGSSEFYYDGDDLSHLYSYGEENLNNYMTPRAMLSSRVDGNSGKCIDAGNRGKTDELIRKKKSRTSHSAPPFYQGNKKFFATGESSRTEAGNNNIKTVHDVPLMPETRVVRRLQHSAEAICSDLPPQVVVTLYSLMKGHVINFLGRAKCENETS